The Nostoc cf. commune SO-36 genomic sequence TAGGATTTTATAACGGAGCTATTGATGGTATTTATGGCCCTAGAACTGCTACAGCAGTAGCTACCTTTCAGCGATCGCAAAGATTGGTTGGTGATGGTAGGGTAGGAGCGCTGACGTGGCAAGCTTTACGCAGTAGTATACCACCCGTGCGTCGTCGTGCTTTCTAACAAATCAAAATGTTACCCAAGGAACTGCAACCATCAAAAATAATCTTTGGTGGAACAGCGATCGCTGGCATATTTTTTGGTGTATTTCCAATTATTTATCCGTTGCAACTGCTTGGTATAATTGGCTCAAGCGGCGCTTCAGGTTAATAAATATAGTGTAGAGAGCAGTTTCATCTTTCTGAATTCTAAATAGTTGCTATGCCGTATGACACTACCCAATCCACCCTTAGAACCAATTAAACAACCAGGTAAAGAAATAACTTCTCTCCCTTGGTTTGAGCGACTAGCACGATTAGGATACGCAGCAAAAGGTGTTGTTTACTTTATTATTGGTTTATTAGCAACTCAAGCAGCCATTGGTTCTGGTGGTAAAACCACAAATACAACTGGTGCGTTAAAGGCAATTGTTGTCCAACCTTTTGGAAAATTTTTGCTAGGTATCGTTACCCTCGGAATTATTGGGTACGTACTTTGGCGTTTAGTTCAGACGTTTTTTGATCCTGAAAAAAGTGGAAAACCAATTAATGTTAAACGAATTGCCCAACGCATTGGTTATGCTATCAGTGCTTTAGGTTATACAGGTTTGGCTTTGACATCTGTAAAGCTGATTATGGGTTCAGTCGTTGGCGATAGCGATTCAACTGAGGATTGGACAATATATATCTTGGCTCAACCCCTTGGGCGATGGCTAGTAGCACTGGCAGGGATGATGGTAGTTAGTGTTGGTCTTTCTTACCTTTACAGCGCTTCCCGCTATTATGCAATACAGCTTTTCTTATTGCCTCTCTCCTAACATAGCTTTTAGCTTTGAGGATGTACCTCATAGCTGCCGGAAGTGCTGTATAAAGCGTACAAAGGCAAATTCTGTTACCATTTAAAACTTTCTCAAATGAGTCTAACTGAGCAAAATTGGGTCAGTGCGTATGGGTAGATTTGGCATTGCTGCCCGTGGCATTGTTTTTGGCATTATCGGCATTTTCTTGATGCTGGCGGCAATTCAATCTGATGGCACTCAGGCTAGAGGGTTGGGTGGTGCATTAGCAGTTCTGACACAACACCCCTTTGGTCTTTGGCTTCTGGGTATAGTGGGTTTGGGTTTGATTGCTTATGGCATCTATTCAGGAATAGAGGCTCGCTATCGGCATATTGCTAATTTATAATTTTTAACGCAATCGCTAATTTTTGCTGCATTTGTAAAGCTGGTTATTTTGCCATTAATTGCTCAACTTTATAACTAATTATCCTGGTCAGTTTAGTATTTTATCCAAAGTTACCAATATTTTTGCAAAAATACCATAGTTGAGAACCTACTGCTGCTGCTAATATTAACAGCAATGAACCTAAAGTAGTCCAAATCAGTGATATTTCTGGAGTTAAGTGAAATACATAAATTGGCTCATTACGAGTTGCTGTATTCATAATTATTGCTAATTATTAACCCTTTTTTTTCAGATTAATAGTATTTAGTGTTTATTTCATCATTCTGTAGGTTTACCTAGCTTCAAAATCCTTATTTGAACGCTTCTTGTAGCTGTTCAGATGTCAAAGATTTTATTAAACTTAACGGTAGTGGTTGCTGACTAATTGTATTAACGTAATCTGGACTCAAGTAGGGAAGGTAACTTGACTGTTGGGCAACATACGTTTCAAAAAATGGAACACTCAAAGCTTTAACATAACGACGTGCCAAGGCTGGACTTGAACCGATTACCTGTGTAGGAACGGGTACGGCGGCATTTGGTGATTCTGCAATAGTAGAAAAGTGTGTGCCGCCATTGATGAGTGCTAAATACTTGTTTGGAGTTGTTAGCCAAGTAAAAGGCTTAATTTGCTCTGTTAAAGCTGGAGCAACAGTATCAGAACTACCAGATACAATCATCACCGGAATTTTGATTTGGCTGAGGCTAGCTTGACCAAAAATACTGCTAACAACTGGATCAATAGCAATTGCTGCTTTTATCCTGGGGTCAGATAAGTTGTATTGAGCTTTTGGTAAATTGACCGCCAAACATTGAAGTAGAAGCGAAACATTTAACGTGTTTTCCAAAGCTGGACAGTCGGCTTTCAGTTGCTCAAAATTAATCTTTGCACCCGCCAATGCTAATGCCGTATATCCACCAAATGATTGTCCTACTACACCAACTTGTTCTAAATTTAAACGTCCCCTAAATGTTGAATTAGACTTTGATAAACCAGTGAGTTCATCTAGTAAGAATTTAATATCTAAAGGTCTGTCAATTAGTTCTCTAGGATTGGTAACTCTATCTGCTATACCTGCTAATAATGCTTGTATTTGTTGTGAATTACTGCCAGGATGTTCTGGAACAGCAACCACAAAACCATAAGAAGCCAGATGTTCAGCTAGATACGCAAAACTTGTTCTGTCGGAACCAAGCCCGTGCGAAATGACAATTATTGGACGAGGAGTTTGAGCAATTGGAAGATAAATATCAGCAGGAAAAGTCCGATTACGCGATAGGTCATTAAGTGTGATAGTTTGCTTGAAGAAACGAAAACTTCCGTTTTTTCCTAAATCCATCAATGGAACAGTATTAAGTGTAGAAACTGTAATTACCTCTTGTTGGGATTGTTGGTTAACTAGTGCTAGCTGCATTTTGAGTTTGATTGACTAAATTTTTGTAATGCCTCTGCAATTGCCAAACTCTGGTTCAAGTTAATTGAAATTGCACTTGCTGGAAACTTGCTTAATACATTTAAAAGCGTAAAATCTTTTTGATCTGCGGCTGACAAATCAGTGCTGCACGAATTGCATAAAACCCTGATAAGTTAGATTCTGTCTGAATAACTTTCCCTAAGTTTTGTAATAATCGTTCGCCAATGGGCGTATAAAGGAACTGTGAAACTTCTACTTGATTTAGGGGAATGCGAGTTAGCAAAACTTTCCGCAGTTGAGCTAGTTGGTTTTTGTCTAGATACTTTCTATATGCAGCTAAATTATTGTCCACTTTGCCTGTTCTAGCATAGGTTTCGAGTGAACTAATTGGGATAGACCTTTCTAAAACACCGTAATTAAATCTTATCCGCTCTGCACCTAAAGCCTGATTTGCAGTTAATGTAGGTAGCAACCCTATACTAAAAATTCTCAAAGCCAATTTCAGCCAAACAGTTTGTTTCTTTATAGGTTTAGTCATTATATATCACTTGAAACACTACATTAAGCAACGCTAAAATTAGCGGATAATAAAATTTGAAAGAGATTAATATCTCTTTCAACTAAACAAGCATGACCGCTATGGGGTAAAGTTATTACCTGAGAATTAGAAAAAATATTATTTAAACGTTTAACCTCTGCTTCTGAAGGCAAAAGTCGGTCATTTTTACTAGCAATTAGTAAGACAGGTTGAGTAATTTGAGATAATTTATTTTCATCAATATTAAATTCTCTCATCAGAGATAGTCGTTGATTAGCAGTTTCTTTTGGTGCAGAACTGGTAGATTTTGAAAGAGCAATGCTAGCAGCAGGCGAAATTTGACTTAAATTAGCTAGAAAAGGCAAAGATAAAAACGAAGAAATTTTATAAAAGAATTGAGGTGTGTAAGGAAACAAAAGTGAACCTAAATTTAGCCAAGGGACTCGATGAAATGAAGAAGCAGAATTAATTAAAATAATCTTGGTAAATAGTTGAGGATATTTTTCTAATATTTTGAGCGCCAAACAACCACCGAATGATTCACCGCAAAGATAAACAGGCGAACGCGGTACTTTTTCTAGTTCTATCTTGGTTAAAGATACTACTTGTTCTGTCATTTGATCCCAACTTGTTAGCTCATCAGGAGGAATTACAAAGCAACGTACATCAAAAGCAGCTTCTAAACCTGCTGTTTGAATATACATCAATTCCTTTCCAGTCTCATCCATTCCAGGTAGAAATACTAAAAGTGGATAATTAGGGTTAGAAAACTGGGTAGTTAAAAAATAAGGCTGACTACGAATTTTAGATGGCATGATTAAACTAATATTGATAATGGAAGCTATATCTATTTAAATTCATAACTAATATAAATATGGCTAAATTAACTCGGAATCAATTCTACTTATTTTTCCAATTTCTTGCGTATTAATATCATTATTACCTGCTTGCAAACACTCCTGTTCACTTTGACTAGTTAAACGTAAATTGAGTAAACTGGCAACCCACCCAGCCGTCAATCCTTGGAGTAAAACTGTCATCATTATTGTTAAAAATACCAAGGCTTTAATTGAATCACCGCCATTAATACCCTGTTTTGTAAGTGAAACTGCAAATAATGAAGCTAAAGAAGCAGCTACAATTCCACGGGGAGCAACCCAAGATAAAAATAACTGCTGTTGCCAGTTTAAATCTTGATTCCAGGTAGATATTAAAATGTTAATAGGACGTATTATCAGCATCAGCGCTAGAACTGCCAGAACACTACCCCAACCCAAAGCGAAAATACTGGCAATTGATAAGTCTGCTGCTAATAGAATGAACAAAACTGAATTGGCTAAAATACTTAACTGTTCATTAAACCCACGTAGTAAAAGCTCCGAAGGCAGGTTACTAGCTCTTAAAACTATCCCCATGACTACAGCAACCACTAGACCAGACTCACCACGTAGCGCCTGTGCCAAACTAAATAAACCCCAGACACTAGCTAAAACAACTAAATTTTTTAACTCTTGAGACAAGAATTGATCCTGTTTGAGAAGTTGGGATAGCAACCAGCCTCCACCTACACCAATAATTATGCCTAGACCCAAACGTAAAACTAGACCCTTAATTAAAATGAGAGGCTCCACATTTCCACTCAACACAAAATGAAGCACGATTACAGCCAAAATTGCACCAATTGGATCGATAAAAACCCCCTCTCCTTCTAAAAGTGTTGAGACTTGTTTTTCTACACTAATTTGCTTGAGGAGGGGATTAATAACTGTTGGGCCTGTCACAACTACTAAAGAGGCATATAGAAAAGCAATTGGCCAAGGAAATTCACTTAGCCAGTGTGCAGCTATTGCAGCCCCCGTTAAGGTAATTAGTACTCCCAAAGTGACAAGATTACGAAGGCTTGTAGAAACTTCTTTTAACTCTCCTAACTGTAGATTTAAACCACCCTCGAATAAAATCACCGCTACTAACAGCGAAACCAGAACTTCTAAACCAACACCCAATAATGATGGATCTAAAAAATCAAAACCATCTCGCCCCAGAAGAATCCCGAACAGAAGTAGCAAGACAATACTAGGAATGTGAAAATAACCAGCTAAAACTTGAGCAGCAATACCAGCTACAACCGTTACACTTATCAAAATAGTAATAGGCAAAGATTCTTCCATAAAAAATTTAAGTCGTGCTGTACAACCTCCTATAATTAAAATCAAAAACCATCAGCAAGTAGGGTAACTTGCTGATGTCAAAAAAGTTCTTAGTTCACAATACAACCTTGACAAAGACTCTAAACATTAGCTAAAGCTGCTCCAGGGACTAATTCTACCTTCACCCAACCTGGTTGCCGTTGGTCAAATGCCTTATATGCATCAATAGCTGACATTAGCGGCTCGACCTGTGTTAAGACTTTTGTGGGGTCTACTGTGCCATTACGAACCAAATCCACCAACGTAGGAATATATTTGCGGTGATTACAATTGCCCATGTTGATTGTGAGATTTTTGTTCATTGCTGTGCCGATGGGAAAGAAATTATGGGTGGGGGGATAAACTCCAATAATTGAGAGTGTACCAGCTTTGGCTAATGCTTGAACTGCCCACTCTAATACTTGAGAAGGAGCATTACCTGGATGCCAATTGCCGTTTTGAGGATTGGTTTTAGGGGCAATTTGTTGTAACTGTTGTTGAAATTGTTGTGCTTCTTGTCGTGCTTTTTTGGCTGCTGGGCCACTGTCAGGAGCATTAGCATCTACACCAACTGCATCGATCGCTCTATCCACACCAACTCCTCCAGTTAGTTCGCGGATTGCTTCAATTGGATCTTCGGCATTATAGTCAATGATTTCTGCACCCAAATCACGCGCCATTTCTAAACGTGAGGGAATTGTATCCACTGCAATGATGCGTCCTGCACCGAATAATCTGGCGCTAACGATCGCAAACTGCCCAACAGGGCCACAGCCAAATATGGCAACTGTATCCCCTGGTGTGATCTCTGCAATATCGGCTCCAAAGTATGCCGTAGGGAAGATGTCAGACAACAGAATTGCTTGGTCGTCTGTAACCTCTTTTGGTAATTTTACTAACCCTGCATTGGCATAAGGAATTCGAGCATATTCCGCCTGCAATCCATCAAAGGGGCCTGCTGCTTCTGGGCCTCCAAAAAAAGCTGTCCCGGCGTTATGCCCGTGGGGATTGGCGTTATCACATTGAGCGTGATATCCTGTGCGGCAGTAACAACAGTAGCCGCAGGCAATTGTCGAGGGAACGACAACGCGATCGCCTATTTTCAAATTCCGTACATTGGAGCCAATCTCTTCAACAATACCAACGCCTTCATGTCCCAGAATTGTACCGGGTTTCATTCCCGTGAATGTTCCACGAATCATGTGTAAATCCGTGCCACAAATTGCACTAGAGGTCAGCCGAATAATGGCATCAGTTAGTTCTTTAATTTTTGGTTCTGGTACGTTATATAATCGAATATCTCCGATTCCGTGAAAAACAACCGCTTTCATGGTGAGTACTCCTAATTCATGAGGTTTACATTTCAGACAAAAATGAGTAGCTTGTGTTTTTAGCTACTAAAAAACACGAGAAAATATATATGCAATAGAGTCAAGAAATCTTGTATCCAAATTATTTTTTGATGGATAGCTTCAGCAGACAATTGAGCTTAT encodes the following:
- a CDS encoding DUF1206 domain-containing protein, with product MTLPNPPLEPIKQPGKEITSLPWFERLARLGYAAKGVVYFIIGLLATQAAIGSGGKTTNTTGALKAIVVQPFGKFLLGIVTLGIIGYVLWRLVQTFFDPEKSGKPINVKRIAQRIGYAISALGYTGLALTSVKLIMGSVVGDSDSTEDWTIYILAQPLGRWLVALAGMMVVSVGLSYLYSASRYYAIQLFLLPLS
- a CDS encoding DUF1206 domain-containing protein; the encoded protein is MGRFGIAARGIVFGIIGIFLMLAAIQSDGTQARGLGGALAVLTQHPFGLWLLGIVGLGLIAYGIYSGIEARYRHIANL
- a CDS encoding alpha/beta fold hydrolase, which codes for MPSKIRSQPYFLTTQFSNPNYPLLVFLPGMDETGKELMYIQTAGLEAAFDVRCFVIPPDELTSWDQMTEQVVSLTKIELEKVPRSPVYLCGESFGGCLALKILEKYPQLFTKIILINSASSFHRVPWLNLGSLLFPYTPQFFYKISSFLSLPFLANLSQISPAASIALSKSTSSAPKETANQRLSLMREFNIDENKLSQITQPVLLIASKNDRLLPSEAEVKRLNNIFSNSQVITLPHSGHACLVERDINLFQILLSANFSVA
- a CDS encoding zinc-dependent alcohol dehydrogenase, whose translation is MKAVVFHGIGDIRLYNVPEPKIKELTDAIIRLTSSAICGTDLHMIRGTFTGMKPGTILGHEGVGIVEEIGSNVRNLKIGDRVVVPSTIACGYCCYCRTGYHAQCDNANPHGHNAGTAFFGGPEAAGPFDGLQAEYARIPYANAGLVKLPKEVTDDQAILLSDIFPTAYFGADIAEITPGDTVAIFGCGPVGQFAIVSARLFGAGRIIAVDTIPSRLEMARDLGAEIIDYNAEDPIEAIRELTGGVGVDRAIDAVGVDANAPDSGPAAKKARQEAQQFQQQLQQIAPKTNPQNGNWHPGNAPSQVLEWAVQALAKAGTLSIIGVYPPTHNFFPIGTAMNKNLTINMGNCNHRKYIPTLVDLVRNGTVDPTKVLTQVEPLMSAIDAYKAFDQRQPGWVKVELVPGAALANV